The following coding sequences are from one Sphingobium sp. Cam5-1 window:
- a CDS encoding dicarboxylate/amino acid:cation symporter has protein sequence MRNRLTAFILAGMILGVLTGFAANLWVGGDKVLAKDVAGYFHLLADIFLHLIKMIIAPLVFSTLVAGIAHMGDSAALGRIGGRALAWFIIASLISLTLGLFFVNFFAPGEGLNLVRSGAASGVNTEALNFRDFVLHVFPTSMVGAMAENSILQIVVFSLFVGVALTAIGERGKPIVTVIEAMVELMLQVTGYVMRVAPLAVFGALASAITTEGLGVLKTFGELVGEFYLSLLALWLLLCSAGAIFLGRRMVKLIKYVREPLLIAFSTASSEAAYPKMLEQLDRFGVPRRIYSFVLPLGYSFNLDGSMMYSTFATIFIAQAYGIDLPIATQITILLVLMVTSKGIAAVPRASLVVVAATLGQFDLPVEGIAFILAVDHFMDMGRTATNVLGNAIATSVITKWEGMLEVEEPEFVPHPKAPAHTPAHGRAGLELASDMVDEDPRS, from the coding sequence ATGCGGAATCGACTGACGGCCTTCATCCTTGCTGGCATGATCCTGGGCGTTCTGACCGGCTTTGCGGCTAATTTGTGGGTCGGCGGTGACAAGGTGCTTGCCAAGGATGTGGCAGGATATTTCCACCTGCTGGCCGACATCTTCCTGCACCTCATCAAGATGATCATCGCGCCGCTGGTCTTTTCGACGCTGGTCGCGGGGATCGCGCATATGGGGGACAGCGCGGCGTTGGGGCGGATCGGCGGGCGGGCGCTAGCCTGGTTCATCATCGCCAGCCTGATCTCGCTGACGCTCGGCCTCTTCTTCGTCAATTTCTTCGCGCCGGGGGAAGGGCTGAACCTTGTCCGGTCGGGCGCCGCATCCGGCGTGAATACTGAAGCACTCAATTTCAGGGATTTCGTTCTGCACGTCTTCCCCACGTCCATGGTGGGCGCGATGGCGGAAAATTCGATCCTCCAGATCGTCGTCTTTTCGCTGTTCGTGGGCGTCGCGCTGACCGCCATTGGCGAGAGGGGCAAGCCGATCGTCACCGTCATCGAGGCGATGGTCGAATTGATGCTGCAAGTGACGGGCTATGTGATGCGCGTCGCCCCCCTTGCCGTGTTCGGGGCGCTGGCGTCGGCGATCACGACCGAGGGGCTGGGCGTGCTCAAGACCTTTGGTGAACTTGTCGGCGAATTCTATCTGTCGCTCCTCGCGCTGTGGCTGCTGCTCTGTAGCGCGGGTGCGATCTTCCTGGGGCGGCGCATGGTCAAGCTGATCAAATATGTCCGCGAGCCGTTGCTGATCGCCTTTTCCACCGCATCATCAGAGGCAGCTTATCCCAAGATGCTGGAGCAGCTCGACAGGTTCGGCGTGCCCCGTCGTATCTACAGCTTCGTGCTGCCGCTGGGCTATTCGTTCAATCTCGACGGGTCGATGATGTATTCGACCTTCGCCACGATCTTCATCGCGCAGGCCTATGGCATCGACCTGCCGATAGCGACGCAGATCACCATATTGCTTGTCCTGATGGTGACGAGCAAGGGCATCGCCGCCGTGCCGCGCGCCTCGCTCGTCGTCGTTGCGGCGACACTGGGACAGTTCGACCTGCCGGTCGAAGGCATCGCCTTCATCCTGGCCGTCGATCATTTCATGGACATGGGCCGCACCGCCACCAACGTTCTGGGCAACGCCATCGCGACGTCGGTCATCACCAAATGGGAAGGCATGCTGGAGGTCGAGGAACCCGAGTTCGTGCCGCATCCCAAGGCCCCGGCCCATACGCCCGCACATGGCCGCGCGGGGCTGGAGCTGGCATCCGACATGGTGGACGAAGATCCCCGAAGCTGA
- a CDS encoding bestrophin family protein has protein sequence MIVNAAPSLRQIASEVWKPLALLFIWDCAVTITYFILPFRAPPLPLTLFGSALALFLGFRSNSSYQRWWEGRILWGAMINASRSLARATRNFLPDPEARDLKREIIKRQIAYVNALRCQLRRQPFDDRVTGFIEERDKGQALARTNPANGLLDSTGRRIDIARREGWIDTVQQTQMERMLVDISNAQGGMERLKNTPLPIQYRFLPTLFTHLFCVLLPIGLVETLGLATPLGSTVAGLMFLAVLRIGDDLVDPFAGSVHDVPLSAMCRTIEIDLLQSIGDDAPAQDQPVRGILW, from the coding sequence ATGATCGTCAATGCCGCGCCCAGCCTGCGCCAGATTGCGAGTGAAGTTTGGAAGCCGCTCGCCCTGTTGTTCATCTGGGACTGCGCGGTCACGATTACCTATTTCATCCTGCCCTTTCGCGCGCCGCCGTTGCCGCTCACCCTGTTCGGCTCGGCGCTGGCGCTCTTCCTCGGCTTTCGCAGCAACTCATCCTATCAGCGCTGGTGGGAAGGACGCATCCTCTGGGGCGCGATGATCAACGCCTCGCGCAGCCTGGCGCGCGCCACGCGCAATTTCCTGCCCGATCCCGAAGCACGGGACCTGAAGCGAGAGATCATCAAACGGCAGATCGCCTATGTGAACGCCTTGCGATGCCAGTTGCGCCGCCAACCCTTCGATGATCGCGTCACCGGCTTTATCGAGGAACGGGACAAGGGGCAGGCCCTTGCGCGCACCAACCCGGCCAACGGCCTGCTGGACAGCACCGGGCGGCGGATCGACATCGCTCGCCGGGAAGGATGGATCGACACTGTCCAGCAAACGCAGATGGAACGGATGCTGGTCGATATCTCCAATGCGCAAGGGGGCATGGAGCGGCTCAAGAACACGCCGCTGCCTATCCAGTATCGTTTCCTGCCCACCCTGTTCACGCATCTCTTCTGCGTGCTGCTGCCGATCGGGCTGGTGGAAACCCTTGGCCTTGCGACGCCGCTCGGATCGACGGTGGCGGGCCTCATGTTCCTTGCCGTGCTGCGGATTGGCGATGATCTGGTGGATCCCTTTGCGGGCAGCGTGCATGACGTGCCGCTGTCCGCCATGTGCCGGACGATCGAGATCGACCTGCTCCAATCCATCGGCGACGATGCGCCTGCACAGGATCAGCCGGTCAGGGGCATATTGTGGTAG
- a CDS encoding NADPH-dependent FMN reductase, whose product MPLNLLILYGSYRRGRMGIRLADYLTNGFQQLGHKPELIDAMEVGLPMLDQRYSDYPPGQAPAAMAELADRLTTADAFVFVTGEYNRGVQPGLKNLVDHYLKEFDRRPAAIASYSAGRYAGVNSHAVWTVTLSAMGMAVIPERLSVGQIAQTLDEQGQPQGDGGAALERGFAGFASSLIWWAEAAKAAR is encoded by the coding sequence ATGCCACTCAACCTCCTCATCCTCTACGGCTCCTATCGCCGCGGCCGCATGGGCATCCGCCTCGCCGACTATCTCACCAACGGCTTCCAGCAACTCGGCCACAAGCCCGAACTCATAGACGCGATGGAGGTCGGCCTCCCCATGCTCGACCAGCGCTACAGTGACTACCCGCCCGGTCAGGCCCCGGCAGCCATGGCCGAGCTGGCCGACCGCCTCACCACTGCCGATGCCTTCGTCTTCGTGACCGGCGAATATAATCGCGGCGTTCAACCCGGCCTCAAGAATCTCGTCGATCACTATCTGAAAGAATTCGACCGCCGCCCTGCCGCGATCGCCAGCTATTCGGCGGGTCGTTATGCCGGGGTCAACAGCCACGCCGTTTGGACGGTGACGCTGTCCGCCATGGGCATGGCCGTCATCCCGGAACGTTTGAGCGTCGGTCAGATCGCCCAGACGCTCGATGAGCAGGGCCAGCCGCAGGGGGACGGCGGCGCGGCGCTCGAACGCGGTTTTGCGGGTTTCGCGAGCAGCCTCATCTGGTGGGCGGAAGCCGCGAAGGCGGCACGCTGA
- a CDS encoding adenylosuccinate synthase has product MANVTVIGAQWGDEGKGKIVDWLSERADVVARFQGGHNAGHTLVVGEKVYKLSLLPSGIVRGTLSVIGNGVVLDPWHFRDEVAKLKGQGVDITPENLQIAETCPLILPFHRDLDGLREDASGAGKIGTTRRGIGPAYEDKVGRRAIRVCDLAHLDDLGPQLDRLTAHHDALRAGFNEAPIDRDALMAELRDIASFILPFVKPVWLTLNKAKAAGQRILFEGAQGTLLDIDHGTYPFVTSSNTVAGTAASGTGLGPNGAGFVLGIVKAYTTRVGSGPFPTEQENDVGQRLGERGHEFGTVTGRKRRCGWFDAVLVRQSVAVSGVTGIALTKLDVLDGFDTLKICVGYKIGDQTYDYLPAHAQDQAKAQPIYEDIEGWQDTTAGARSWADLPAQAIKYIRRIEELIGCPVTLVSTSPEREDTILVRDPFAD; this is encoded by the coding sequence GTGGCTAATGTGACCGTGATCGGCGCCCAATGGGGTGACGAAGGCAAGGGCAAGATCGTCGACTGGCTGTCGGAGCGCGCCGATGTCGTCGCCCGCTTCCAAGGCGGTCACAATGCCGGTCACACGCTGGTCGTCGGCGAGAAGGTCTATAAGCTCTCGCTGCTCCCCTCTGGCATCGTGCGCGGCACGCTCAGCGTCATCGGCAACGGCGTCGTCCTCGACCCCTGGCACTTCCGCGATGAAGTAGCCAAGCTGAAAGGGCAGGGCGTCGACATCACGCCCGAGAACCTCCAGATCGCGGAAACCTGCCCGCTGATCCTGCCCTTCCATCGCGACCTGGACGGTCTGCGCGAGGATGCATCGGGCGCAGGCAAGATCGGCACCACCCGTCGTGGCATCGGCCCGGCCTATGAGGACAAGGTCGGCCGCCGCGCCATCCGCGTTTGCGACCTCGCCCATCTCGACGATCTCGGCCCGCAGCTCGATCGCTTGACCGCCCACCACGACGCCCTGCGCGCCGGTTTCAACGAAGCCCCGATCGACCGCGACGCGCTGATGGCGGAATTGCGCGACATCGCCAGCTTCATCCTCCCCTTCGTCAAGCCCGTCTGGCTCACCCTCAACAAGGCAAAGGCGGCGGGCCAGCGCATCCTGTTCGAAGGCGCGCAAGGAACCCTGCTGGACATCGATCACGGCACCTATCCCTTCGTCACCTCCTCCAACACGGTGGCGGGCACGGCGGCGAGCGGCACCGGCCTCGGCCCCAATGGCGCGGGCTTCGTACTCGGCATCGTCAAGGCCTACACCACCCGCGTCGGCTCCGGTCCCTTCCCGACGGAACAGGAAAATGACGTCGGTCAGCGCCTCGGCGAACGCGGTCATGAATTCGGCACCGTCACCGGCCGCAAGCGTCGCTGCGGCTGGTTCGACGCCGTGCTGGTGCGCCAGTCGGTCGCCGTCTCGGGCGTCACCGGCATCGCGCTGACCAAGCTCGACGTGCTCGACGGCTTCGACACGCTGAAGATTTGCGTCGGCTACAAGATCGGCGACCAGACCTACGACTATCTCCCCGCCCATGCGCAGGATCAGGCAAAGGCGCAGCCGATCTACGAGGATATCGAAGGCTGGCAGGACACGACCGCAGGTGCCCGCAGCTGGGCCGACCTCCCCGCGCAGGCGATCAAATATATCCGCCGCATCGAGGAACTGATCGGCTGCCCGGTCACGCTCGTCTCCACCAGCCCCGAGCGCGAGGACACCATCCTTGTGCGCGACCCCTTCGCGGATTGA
- a CDS encoding ATP phosphoribosyltransferase regulatory subunit, with protein sequence MTSIPPGLLPEGLSDRLPPQAEASARLARRVLDTVASHGYERVMPPLAEFEETLVGRLKSMRAQDLVRAVDPVSQRSLALRPDMTAQVGRIAATRLASVPRPLRLSYGGPVIRLKANQLRPERERLQVGAELIGSDSVAAAVEIVNVAIEALQAAGVTGITIDFTLPDLIDSLAAGSLPLAPEEIEAVRAELDAKDAGALAAISPAAAAYLPLMEATGPFHPAMEKLEALNAQLGGAIDSRIAGLRAIAKPIGWDITLTLDPTERHGFEYQNWFGFSIFAEGFIGEIGRGGSYAITRADGSEEPAIGFSLYPDPLIDAGFGAETPQRLFLPLHHDESRAAQLRADGWQTVAALTGQEDGEALRCTHWLDGDEPRPY encoded by the coding sequence ATGACCAGCATCCCACCCGGCCTCCTTCCCGAAGGACTCTCCGACCGCCTGCCGCCACAGGCCGAAGCCTCCGCGCGTCTCGCGCGCCGCGTGCTCGATACGGTGGCGTCGCATGGCTATGAGCGCGTGATGCCGCCGCTCGCCGAGTTCGAGGAAACGCTGGTCGGCCGCCTCAAATCCATGCGCGCGCAGGACCTCGTCCGTGCCGTCGACCCAGTGTCGCAGCGCAGCCTCGCGCTCCGCCCCGACATGACCGCGCAGGTCGGCCGCATCGCCGCTACCCGCCTCGCCAGCGTGCCGCGCCCGCTACGCCTGTCTTATGGCGGCCCCGTGATCCGCCTGAAGGCCAACCAGCTCCGCCCCGAACGCGAACGGCTGCAAGTCGGCGCCGAACTCATCGGCAGCGATAGTGTCGCCGCCGCCGTCGAGATCGTCAACGTCGCGATCGAGGCGCTCCAGGCCGCAGGCGTCACCGGCATCACGATCGACTTCACCCTGCCGGACCTCATCGACAGCCTCGCCGCCGGTTCGCTCCCCCTCGCTCCCGAAGAGATCGAAGCCGTCCGCGCCGAACTCGACGCCAAGGACGCGGGCGCGCTCGCCGCGATCAGCCCGGCCGCCGCCGCCTACCTCCCGCTCATGGAAGCAACCGGCCCCTTCCACCCCGCGATGGAAAAGCTGGAAGCATTGAACGCCCAGCTCGGCGGCGCGATCGACAGCCGAATTGCGGGCCTGCGCGCCATCGCCAAGCCGATCGGATGGGACATCACCCTGACCCTCGATCCCACCGAGCGCCACGGTTTTGAATATCAGAACTGGTTCGGCTTCTCGATCTTCGCCGAAGGCTTCATCGGAGAAATCGGCCGGGGCGGCAGCTACGCCATCACCCGCGCGGATGGCTCGGAAGAACCGGCGATCGGCTTCTCGCTCTATCCCGATCCACTCATCGACGCGGGTTTCGGCGCGGAAACGCCTCAGCGCCTGTTCCTGCCCCTCCACCATGACGAAAGTCGCGCCGCGCAACTTCGCGCTGACGGTTGGCAGACCGTTGCAGCCCTCACAGGTCAGGAAGATGGCGAAGCACTGCGCTGCACCCATTGGCTGGACGGCGACGAACCGCGCCCCTACTGA
- the serA gene encoding phosphoglycerate dehydrogenase, with protein sequence MPKVLISDKMDPRAAAIFRERGLEVDVITGKTPDELKAIIGEYDGLAIRSSTKVTKEILDAAPNLKVIGRAGIGVDNVDIPAASAKGVIVMNTPFGNSITTAEHAIALMFALARQLPEANAQTQQGLWPKNGFMGVEVTGKTLGLIGAGNIGSIVASRALGLKMKVVAFDPFLTPERAVEMGVEKADLDTLLAKADFITLHTPLTDQTRNILSRENIAKTKKGVRIINCARGGLVDEAALKEALDSGHVAGAALDVFVQEPAKESPLFGTPNFICTPHLGASTDEAQVNVALQVAEQLSDYLLDGGITNALNVPSLSAEEAPKLKPYMALAEELGSLVGQLEGDRIQGVAVEVEGHAAELNQKPITAAVLAGLMRVYSDTVNMVNAPFLAKERGLDVREVRHDREGDYQTLVRVTVKTEAGDKSVAGTLFGHGSPRLVELFGIKVEADLEGHMLYIVNQDAPGFIGRLGSTLGEAGVNIGTFHLGRRSQGGEAVLLLSVDGAVSEAVLNDICKLAGVKTVKLLKFA encoded by the coding sequence ATGCCCAAGGTACTTATTTCCGACAAAATGGACCCCCGCGCCGCCGCGATCTTCCGTGAGCGTGGGCTGGAAGTCGACGTGATCACCGGCAAGACCCCGGACGAGCTGAAGGCGATCATCGGCGAATATGACGGCCTCGCCATCCGCAGTTCGACCAAGGTGACCAAGGAAATCCTCGACGCCGCGCCCAACCTCAAGGTCATCGGCCGCGCTGGCATCGGCGTCGACAACGTCGATATCCCGGCCGCGTCGGCCAAGGGCGTGATCGTCATGAACACCCCGTTCGGCAACTCGATCACCACCGCCGAACATGCCATCGCCCTCATGTTCGCGCTCGCTCGCCAGCTGCCCGAAGCCAATGCCCAGACGCAGCAGGGCCTGTGGCCGAAGAACGGCTTCATGGGCGTGGAAGTCACCGGCAAGACGCTCGGCCTGATCGGCGCGGGCAATATCGGCTCCATCGTCGCCAGCCGCGCGCTCGGTCTCAAGATGAAGGTCGTCGCCTTCGATCCCTTCCTCACGCCGGAGCGCGCCGTCGAAATGGGCGTGGAAAAGGCCGATCTCGACACGCTGCTGGCGAAGGCGGACTTCATCACGCTGCACACGCCGTTGACCGACCAGACCCGCAACATCCTGAGCAGGGAAAATATCGCCAAGACCAAGAAGGGCGTGCGCATCATCAACTGCGCGCGCGGCGGACTGGTCGATGAAGCCGCGCTCAAGGAGGCGCTGGATTCGGGCCATGTCGCGGGCGCCGCGCTCGACGTGTTCGTGCAGGAACCGGCCAAGGAATCGCCGCTGTTCGGCACGCCCAACTTCATCTGCACCCCGCACCTTGGCGCATCGACCGACGAAGCGCAGGTCAACGTCGCGCTTCAGGTTGCCGAACAGCTCAGCGACTATCTGCTCGACGGCGGTATCACCAACGCGCTGAACGTCCCGTCGCTGTCGGCCGAGGAAGCGCCCAAGCTCAAGCCCTATATGGCACTTGCCGAAGAACTGGGCAGCCTCGTCGGCCAGCTCGAAGGCGACCGCATCCAGGGTGTTGCGGTCGAGGTTGAGGGCCATGCCGCCGAACTCAACCAGAAGCCGATCACCGCAGCGGTGCTCGCTGGCCTGATGCGCGTCTATTCCGACACGGTGAACATGGTCAACGCGCCCTTCCTCGCGAAGGAACGCGGCCTCGACGTCCGCGAAGTGCGCCATGACCGCGAAGGCGACTACCAGACCCTCGTCCGCGTCACGGTAAAAACCGAAGCAGGCGACAAGTCGGTCGCTGGCACCCTGTTCGGCCACGGCAGCCCGCGCCTCGTCGAGCTGTTCGGCATCAAGGTTGAAGCCGACCTTGAAGGCCATATGCTTTACATCGTCAACCAGGACGCGCCCGGTTTCATCGGCCGCTTGGGCTCGACCCTTGGCGAAGCAGGCGTCAACATCGGCACCTTCCACCTCGGCCGCCGCAGCCAAGGCGGCGAAGCCGTACTGCTGCTGTCGGTCGACGGCGCGGTCAGCGAAGCAGTGCTGAACGACATCTGCAAGCTCGCAGGCGTGAAGACGGTCAAGCTGCTCAAGTTCGCCTGA
- a CDS encoding phosphoserine transaminase, which yields MTDVTAADATIAPVAKPTTKPARPFFSSGPCAKPPGWSADKLSAESLGRSHRAKIGKTRLAYCIDLMRELLNLPDTHRIGIVPGSDTGAFEMAMWTMLGARPVTTLAWESFGEGWVTDAAKQLKLDPTIIRADYGQLPDLGTVDFSNDVLFTWNGTTSGVRVPNADWIPADREGLTFADATSAVFAYEIDWTKIDVATFSWQKVLGGEGGHGVLILGPRAVERLENYTPAWPLPKVFRLMAKGKLAEGIFKGETINTPSMLAVEDAIFALEWGKSLGGLNGLIARSNANAAALNKIVEERSWLGHLAADPATRSTTSVCLTVDGADEAFIKSMAGLLEKEGAAYDVAGYRDAPAGLRIWCGATVETADIEALGPWLDWAYATAKAA from the coding sequence ATGACTGATGTGACTGCCGCCGACGCCACTATTGCGCCCGTGGCCAAGCCGACGACCAAACCGGCTCGCCCCTTTTTCTCTTCCGGTCCCTGCGCCAAGCCTCCGGGCTGGAGCGCCGACAAGCTGAGCGCTGAATCCCTCGGCCGCTCGCACCGCGCCAAGATCGGCAAGACCCGTCTCGCTTACTGCATCGACCTGATGCGCGAGCTACTGAACCTTCCCGACACCCATCGCATCGGCATCGTGCCCGGTTCGGACACCGGCGCCTTCGAAATGGCGATGTGGACGATGCTCGGCGCCCGTCCGGTGACGACGCTCGCCTGGGAAAGCTTCGGCGAAGGCTGGGTGACGGACGCCGCCAAGCAGCTGAAGCTCGATCCCACGATCATCCGTGCCGACTATGGTCAGCTGCCCGACCTTGGCACAGTCGATTTCTCGAACGACGTGCTGTTCACCTGGAACGGCACCACTTCGGGCGTGCGCGTGCCGAACGCCGACTGGATCCCGGCCGACCGCGAGGGGCTGACCTTCGCCGACGCCACCAGCGCGGTGTTTGCTTACGAGATCGACTGGACCAAGATCGACGTCGCCACCTTCTCCTGGCAGAAGGTGCTGGGCGGTGAGGGCGGCCATGGCGTGCTGATCCTCGGCCCCCGCGCCGTCGAGCGTCTTGAAAACTACACCCCCGCCTGGCCGTTGCCGAAGGTCTTCCGCCTGATGGCGAAGGGCAAGCTCGCCGAGGGCATCTTCAAGGGCGAGACGATCAACACCCCCTCCATGCTGGCGGTCGAAGACGCCATCTTCGCTCTCGAATGGGGCAAGTCGCTGGGTGGCCTCAACGGCCTGATCGCGCGCAGCAACGCCAACGCGGCCGCGCTGAACAAGATCGTCGAGGAACGCTCCTGGCTCGGTCACCTCGCTGCCGACCCGGCGACGCGCTCGACCACCAGCGTCTGCCTGACGGTCGATGGCGCGGACGAAGCCTTCATCAAGAGCATGGCTGGCCTGCTCGAAAAGGAAGGCGCGGCCTATGACGTCGCGGGTTACCGCGATGCCCCGGCTGGCCTGCGCATCTGGTGCGGCGCAACGGTCGAAACGGCCGACATCGAAGCGCTCGGCCCGTGGCTCGACTGGGCCTACGCAACGGCCAAGGCTGCTTAA
- a CDS encoding extensin family protein — protein sequence MNERVRGKAVIRGAGQAALLALCVTLASCGGDLVPRGRVERPSKPVKSARPAAPPPMELRQCLVKLQSQSVLFTPLPDQNFGGGCSAMGSVKLLDIGVPATNLGAMTCGLAANFAAWARYGVQPAARLILGAEIEKIETFGTYNCRPIAGSGRLSEHAHSNAVDVSAFVLSDGRRITVEQGWNGDRQTRQFLEVVRASACKRFRTVLSPDYNVAHHDHFHFDMGGRGGFCR from the coding sequence ATGAACGAGCGGGTCAGGGGGAAAGCAGTGATACGCGGCGCGGGTCAGGCGGCCCTGCTGGCGCTGTGCGTGACCTTGGCATCCTGCGGCGGCGACCTCGTCCCGCGCGGGCGGGTTGAGCGTCCGTCTAAGCCTGTAAAAAGCGCCCGTCCTGCCGCGCCTCCGCCGATGGAATTGCGGCAATGTCTGGTGAAGCTGCAATCGCAATCGGTGCTGTTCACGCCCCTGCCCGACCAGAATTTCGGCGGCGGCTGTTCTGCCATGGGCAGCGTCAAGCTGCTCGACATCGGGGTGCCTGCGACCAATCTGGGCGCGATGACGTGCGGGCTGGCGGCCAATTTCGCGGCTTGGGCGCGTTATGGGGTGCAGCCCGCCGCGCGACTGATCCTGGGCGCGGAGATCGAGAAGATCGAGACTTTCGGCACTTATAATTGTCGGCCGATCGCTGGAAGCGGGAGGCTGTCCGAACATGCGCACAGCAATGCGGTGGATGTATCGGCCTTTGTCCTGTCAGACGGGCGGCGCATCACCGTTGAGCAGGGATGGAATGGCGACCGGCAGACGCGGCAGTTTCTGGAGGTAGTGCGGGCGAGCGCCTGCAAGCGGTTCCGCACGGTGCTCAGCCCCGACTATAATGTCGCGCACCATGATCATTTTCATTTCGATATGGGTGGAAGAGGTGGCTTTTGCCGCTGA
- a CDS encoding LOG family protein codes for MTRKEIEERKFRPARQEAADAQKGVDTPQTTSAAYRLAFQDTEFLLREDLRPVRFQLELLKPQLLMDEARIESTFVFYGSARIPEPNQVQARIDAATTPDQRRIAENLGKKARYYEEARKLARMAAQYPVNEAGCRHFVVCSGGGPSIMEAANRGAADVGAQTIGMNIVLPHEQAPNRFVTPELSFQFHYFALRKMHFLLRARALAVFPGGFGTFDEMFELLTLIQTGKMKPIPILLFGREFWTRVVDFEALADEGVISPSDLNLLTWVETAEDAWTAVQTFYQDSEVPGCG; via the coding sequence ATGACAAGAAAAGAAATCGAAGAACGCAAATTCCGTCCCGCCCGGCAGGAAGCCGCCGATGCCCAGAAAGGCGTGGACACCCCGCAAACCACCAGCGCCGCCTACCGCCTGGCTTTTCAGGATACGGAGTTCCTGCTGCGCGAGGATTTGCGCCCGGTGCGGTTCCAGTTGGAGCTGCTCAAACCCCAGTTGTTGATGGACGAAGCGAGGATCGAGTCGACTTTCGTCTTCTACGGATCGGCCCGCATCCCGGAGCCAAACCAAGTGCAGGCGCGGATCGACGCCGCCACGACGCCGGACCAGCGGCGGATCGCGGAGAATCTGGGGAAGAAGGCGCGCTATTATGAAGAAGCGCGCAAGCTGGCGCGGATGGCCGCGCAATATCCGGTGAATGAGGCGGGATGCCGCCATTTCGTGGTGTGTTCGGGCGGCGGCCCTTCAATCATGGAGGCAGCCAATCGCGGCGCGGCGGATGTGGGTGCGCAAACGATCGGTATGAACATTGTGCTACCGCATGAGCAGGCGCCCAATCGTTTCGTGACGCCCGAGCTCAGCTTTCAGTTCCACTATTTCGCGCTGAGGAAGATGCATTTCCTGCTGCGCGCGCGGGCTTTGGCTGTGTTTCCGGGCGGGTTTGGTACGTTTGACGAGATGTTCGAGCTGCTGACGTTGATCCAGACGGGGAAGATGAAGCCCATCCCGATATTGCTGTTCGGGCGGGAGTTTTGGACACGGGTCGTGGATTTCGAAGCATTGGCGGATGAGGGGGTGATTTCGCCTTCGGACCTGAATTTGCTGACCTGGGTCGAGACGGCCGAGGATGCGTGGACGGCTGTGCAGACTTTTTATCAGGATAGTGAAGTGCCGGGGTGTGGGTGA
- a CDS encoding pyrimidine 5'-nucleotidase: protein MRAELDHVDCWIFDLDNTLYPAKADLFALIDVKMGEFIQGLLGCDPDVAKATQKRYFMEHGTTLSGLMHHHGIEPRAFLDYVHDISMDRLEVDEALNAHIAALPGRRLIFTNGDADYAQRVLDRLGLGQAFELIHDIHACQYIPKPDPSGYAELCRVHGVDPTRAAFFEDMARNLRPAKAIGMSTIWVNNGSEAGNHEHHPDYIDFETDHLTPFLADILGTRP from the coding sequence ATGCGTGCCGAGCTTGATCATGTCGATTGCTGGATCTTCGATCTGGACAATACGCTGTACCCGGCGAAGGCGGACCTGTTCGCGCTGATCGACGTCAAGATGGGCGAGTTCATCCAGGGATTGCTTGGCTGTGACCCGGACGTCGCGAAGGCCACGCAGAAGCGCTATTTCATGGAACATGGCACGACGCTATCGGGGCTGATGCATCATCATGGCATCGAGCCGCGCGCTTTCCTGGATTATGTGCATGATATTTCCATGGATCGGCTGGAGGTGGATGAGGCGCTGAATGCCCATATCGCGGCCCTGCCCGGCAGGCGCCTGATCTTCACCAATGGCGATGCTGATTATGCGCAGCGGGTGCTGGACAGGCTGGGCCTGGGACAGGCTTTCGAGCTGATCCACGACATCCACGCCTGCCAATATATTCCGAAGCCTGATCCGTCGGGCTATGCCGAGCTTTGCCGTGTCCATGGCGTCGATCCTACCCGCGCCGCTTTCTTCGAGGATATGGCGCGCAACCTGCGGCCCGCCAAGGCGATCGGCATGAGCACCATCTGGGTGAATAATGGCTCCGAAGCGGGCAATCATGAGCATCATCCGGACTATATCGATTTCGAAACCGACCATCTGACGCCATTTTTGGCCGACATTCTGGGGACAAGACCATGA